The window GTCGAGGAACTGCTGTAGCTGTGGCCGCCGCCGCGCCAGGTCGACGTGTGGCTCGACCGCGCCGGTCGCCGCAGCGTCCGCCAGTCGATCCAGCGCCAGCAGCGGGTCGGCCCCGTCGCGTTCGATCCGGGCGACCAGCGTCTCGATCCGGGAGCGATTCAGCGCCAGCGAGTCCAGCAGGCCGACGAGCAGGACGACGCCGACGCCCGCGTCCCCTGCCGGTGTCCAGTCGCCGAGTGCGGTCGGGTCCTCGCTGCCGTCGCCGGAATCGTCCGACCCCGCGTCGACCGGTGCTGGCCGCACTCGGAGACAGGTCCGGCAGACGCTGACGCGCGGGGACTCCTCGGGCGCAAACTCGCGGTAGTCGTCGGGAACGGCGAGGACGACGCGGTCGTCGGCACAGTCGGGACAGGTCATGCCGGAGAGTCGACGCGACGAGAGCAAAAAGCCACCCGACCTCCGGCCCGTCGAGGCGCGTGCCGACGACTCGGACACACCACCGCCCTCGGCCGCCGACTGCTCACTCCCCACCCAGTCGCGGGTCGAGGAGGGTGTACCCGGCGTCCTGCACCGTGTTCCCGACCACACCGATCAGCGCGACGACCAGCGACGTGCCGATCACGAGCGGCACGTCCCGATCCTGGATCGCCGTCAGCGTCACCCGGCCCAGTCCGGGAATCCCGAAGACGTACTCCACGACGTAGACGTTCAACACCAGCACGCCGAGCAGTTCCGTCACCGACAGCGACAGCAGTGGCACGGCCGCGACC of the Salinirubrum litoreum genome contains:
- a CDS encoding DUF6276 family protein, giving the protein MTCPDCADDRVVLAVPDDYREFAPEESPRVSVCRTCLRVRPAPVDAGSDDSGDGSEDPTALGDWTPAGDAGVGVVLLVGLLDSLALNRSRIETLVARIERDGADPLLALDRLADAAATGAVEPHVDLARRRPQLQQFLDT